agcagaagaggaattttcttttccatttttttGGCCATCTGTGCTGGTGACGATGGTCATGTTTCTACTACAAAATACATCTCTTAATGGATTTGTATGGCAGAATAATTTTGTTGCAGAGGACTTAATCTGAAAgtgtaaaaaaaatcaatcatcTCTAGTTACGATGGTGGGTATTTGGCCACGATTAACTAAATCAATCTTATTCAAACGCACACAGCATAGAGCTTGCTCTGGCAGTTCCTCTGGTTTTTGTGCCTGCCGTGGAAAAAAACAGTTCAGCTTCTCACACTTTGATTCCAAAACAAGTAAATGAAGGATGGCAAGTAGAGAAAATAGCTTAATGGGTGAATTACTTTCAGGTTCTTGTGTTTTGTCGAAGTTTACTACTTAGTTCCTATTTCTAAACACTTAATTAAAACTTCTTCCTTTTGCCAAAGAAAGACTAATCAACTTGTTTTATACTTacatatttatactatttaatttcataatttcaACTATATATACATTATTTAACTATGCAATTTTAgatattcatattattttttaccaCTCTCATAAGTTATAACAAAGTGACAAGCGTTTTATTTGACAAAAGaactaaaaagtttaattttataagtaatttataatacaaaaattactatttaatttttataatataataaaattcactAATTGATCTATCAATTTTCAAAATGTACTACTAATTATTctttccgttaattttagtcgttcaatattttattgtttagtctttatgattttaaaaaattcattagttagtttctcaaatttttataaaatctattaattattcaCTTTGTATTagggtattttagatttttttttataaattaacagATAGATTAatcagtagactttttaaaacgttaaaaatattttaatatatttttttaaaatagaagatCAATTGCCATACTAcaagaattaaatagttatttttttttttataatatagtatATGAGGTTTAACAAAACCCACAACTTAATTTCTatcattttatttctattaataaaatagtctttttattaaaattcagtgTTAGAGTATAACAATTTAGTCtttcgaatttaaatttttatgacaaTTTAGTTCCTTTaatttttagtaataaaatttataataatttaatcttattatattaatatttagggataatgaaaaaaaacataaataatttatattttaacaaatataccccaaattataaaaataaactaatataCCTTAAACTAACCACTTAAATTTAAACCTTACCGTTAAATTTAATGGAAATACCAAGTTATTATCCTAGTTATCaccaaaaattaatatttcaatataattgataattattgaaaaaattctaaactttattaattttaacaattataccctaaactttctttttaataaatatacccCAAatcaatatttcaattttatttaatttttaattttaatttagtttatttataattttggacGATATATTTTGAAGGTCCAATaactcattttttaaatttttttgtatcAATAAGTGAAACTTTTTGCGTAGTTATAAATGATAAGTGTTGTGAAAATATTGACTCTAGTAAATTAAGAATCATAATtctctcaatttaaaaaattaattatatccaTTTTGACTAAGCTGAAAATCAATAATCTgcttaataaatatgaaatgaataaattcattatataatatataaaatatagtcataaattaaatttattttagcattttttattaattaattggaaTGGTAGTTGACTTCCAACTTTATTGAAATAGATATAATAAGTATAATTAATTCTCAGATAGTGAGGAATGTGATTCTTAATTTACTAGTAGTATTATTAGCACAACACTTAAtacttataattaataattacataaaaaattacatgtatcgatataaaaaaataaaaaaaataaaatatggacTCTTAGAAATAcgttatctaaaattataagtcgaatcaaaattaaaaatcaaacaaataaaaaattaatttgaattatatttgttaaagaaaaagttgagagtataattgttaaaattaataaaatttataaattttttataattatatatttagattatattaaaatattaatttttagtgtTGACTAGGATGATTGACATGACATTTCTAGatagatataaataaatttaagtatagatataaataaatttaagtgatTAGTTTaaagtatattaattaatttttataatttggaGTATATCAGTTAATACGaataatttaagatttttttttatcatgatccttaatatttataataatttagtcctgcacgactaatttattaataaaataaaaaatcaaaaaattaaattatttactattaaaaacaAGTAGAAACTAAGTTATAGGTTCTACTAAATCTCAGGAACATAATTACTGTAAATTACCCTACAAAATATAGGCATTTTAATGGTGTGATTTAGAAATACGGACTAAATAGTAAAGTTGACAATCTACAAGGACCTTATAGTAATTTACCTTAGTTTAATTCTGTTAGCTCAAGTAAACAGGAACAAGGAAAACCGTAACACAAACACAAGTGAGGAACAAAGTGCTGTTCTATATCTATTCTTTCATCTTTGAaatcatttttcttaaattaatacTCTCTTCGTCCTATAAAATTTGTTGATTTTGCTTATTCGCACATATTacgaaatataattttttttattaattttttaactatacTCAAATTAAATacgttaaattttattaaatattaatattaaaaaatattttaaaattttttttaataaaattaaatagaattataatagtcaAATTATCggtcaaacaaaataaaaaagaaaaagatagagAGAAATTATGAAACAGGATTAGCTACTAGATCAATACCTGAATTGTTAATCCCACATTAGCTATCCCATCCTTCATACGATCTCTGAAAGCTTCAAGTCCTTTTCGAGATATGTAGCTGAACCGGTGTATATCTAAGTCGATCTCCAAATAATTGGGTCCCTgcagggaaaaaaaaaacttttcttcataagCAACGCGCAGAAAGGCTTCGAATCGATTGCAAGACTCAAATGGGATTTACTGGCTAATGGCAATCCCAGTTCAACATTTTAGCTGTATCCCATTGCATTATCTTGATTCTTATATTTATTCAAGGAAACTTACTATTTGATTtctatattttagaaaaattcattagttagtctctcagttttgaaaaatatattaaaatatctctatcTTTTAAAATATCTACTAATTAGCTCCTCcgttaattttaatcgttaaatattgtaaaaaaatctaaaatgtcTCGATAGATAGAGAGGGACTGAATAATAAATCTTTTTATAAAACTAAAGgatgaattaatatattttttcaaactACAAAAactaaatgataaaatatttaacggttaaaattaatataataactaattagtagattttttaaaattttaaatatattttaatatatttttaaaattaagagactaattaatgagtttttccataatataaggactaaatattaaattatcctTTATTCAATGAGTGAATATCAAAATTAAGCAGTGGAATGTGAATGTGAAGTAAGAGAAAAATTATTCTTTACCCTGTGGAACTCGTGCTGAGGGCGTGAAAGAACTGGCTTGTCATTATAAGCATTTATAAGCTTCTTTTCTGTAGAACTCAACTGCAAGTCCTCTGGATTAACCAGCCCTACCAGAATTTTTAGCCTTTCTCTGTAAGGAATTGTTGACTCCTTTGCAAAGCATCTAACCTTCTCCATGTCATCTTCAACCAGTTTCTGATGTAGAAAGCAACAGTAATCagctaaaataatataaaatggaaAAAAGGAATTATATGCTTTGCATTTTGCAGTCACACAAAAGCAAAGAATCAAGCAAGTGATTTATGCATTTTGCTCCAACCACCCACTAGATGGATTGGCTAGGCATATATGGGAATCCCATGGTGATCAGAGTTCAATTTCCCTCCCCTATCCCAAATATCTAAGGAGAAAACAAAAAAATCTATGTATTTTGCTTCTGTCAGATAAGAACTTTGAGCTCAGTGATTGTGCCTGCAAGTCACCTTATCAGTCAAACTACTTTCTGTAGAGTGAACAGGTTGATCTAAGGCAATTAGGATAGGCTTTCTTCACCAGATTTGAGGTTTTTTTAATGGGCGCCGAGGAGATATTACTACTGAAGAATTAGTAACTCTCTTTGAACAAAGGGCCTAGACTTTGCATTTTGATCAACTGAAGATCACATAACAAAGGGTGTCTGAATAATAGTTCAGAGAATACCTTGATGGACTCTTGAAAATGAGGAGATATCTCTTTGTCGAAATTCTCAGATAGTCTAAAATATAATACAAGGCTCATGCCTTCTCCATCACATTCACCTTGGAACATGGCGACAGGATAAGTGGGAAGCTGCAATGAAAACACCCAGAATCAGAACGTGAAATCCTCCACCTAAGAAAGGGAAGCAAATATCATAATTTTCCAACTTCATCTAATTCATTTCACTGTtaatatttagttaaaaaattCAGGTTTCCTGTTTGCAGTTCACTCTACTCCAAATCACAGTTCTGGTAAAACAATTCCcaagaaataaaacaagaaattcaCTTAAGTGCAACTGCaaatttctctctcttttcataTATGGGAAGAATGCCTTTTTGTTTTAGGCTGAACTGATTGAAACTGTAAAGTACTGTTAGAATAGGTGTACAAATCTAAGGCACACATAATCACAGtatagagaagaaaaaaaaaatggaatttAAGATTTATGCAGTTTGGGTTAAAGTTTATGTTCATGGAAAAAAAGGTTGCAATTGCAGCATGATCTTTTCAAATTGCATCATAATTGaccaaaaataaaatcatatccAAAATACAAAGCCACATCACAGCTTGCTCTTTATCTCTGTAAGAATGAAACTGCTTTCTCTATCCATAATAAACTCTGAAGAGAAAAACTCAAGGGAATGACAGATATTAAGAAAAAAGAGGGAGGGATTACCTGTATGTTAACAATCAGAAGTGATGGCACATTCTCATGTGGCTGCACAAAAGGAAGCTCAAGGTGTTGAGCAATATGACTTATCTTTCGAGGGCATGCAAATAAATCAGCACCCATTGGTATATAGGGGCTGAAATCTGGAGCAGGGGACTTCTGCTTATCTCTGCATAATTAGTTTTTTGATGTTCAAACTCCATGAGAAAAACAGCAAGGAAATGGAAAAACTTCAAAAAACATTCCTGCACTAGATATGCAGATATGACTTGAGACTACAGTATGCAATAACATGCCTGAAATAATTCTCGCCTCGAAGTTTAAAAACTGAAGGTGAAACCTCAGACCAACATCCTGGAGTAGGCTTCTCTCCTTTTGAACTTGGAATTAGAAATCCTGCTCTCGGGCGATATACCAATCTCCCAGCTGCACCAGCTTACACATTGATTCATAATTAGTGAAGAGCAACACTTGTATTCAAACCATTTACAAAAGctgcaatttaattttttgcacCTCTATCAAAATGTTCAATTCACAGGTTACAGACATCTGTCATGAATGGTTCTATGAACAAAACATGGCATTGGAAAATAGAAATCATGACCATGTACTTTGCATTTCATTGTATATCATGTGTGGTAGGGATTAGTAAGAAATACACCATATTGCAGATCTGCATTAAGTTTCATAGGaatattcaaataattaaattctaaacACACTTAAAACAGCAACTGTGACTACTTACAGAATTGGGTCTTTTCCTGTCCATCGCAGGATTTCCTCTTTAAAGAAACCATAATAACTGTTGATTTCCTTCTAATGTCTTGAACTTTCTCTCCAGAGTCACAAGTGAGCTCTTTAAGACCTTGGAAACTTCCATAGGGATCATCAACTACTTTCTTCGTCTTTGTAGCAATGTCATAATCTTTAGGAACCCCTCCGTCTATTTTCAGGTAACTTTCATAAAACCCCTCATACTTGCTTCCAGTATCTAGGAAGCGTGATGCAGTTCCATACGCAATTGTATTACCAACAGAACCAAAACCATCTGGCAGACCAAAGAAgccaaaaaagaagaaaagcatTGGCTACCAATAGAAGAGTcagaattcaaaaaataaaaaaagtcacTTGGTTGTGATGGAATGAGAATGTATTACCTCCATGCACACTACTGAAGTCATCATCCGAATCTGAGTCGATAATACTGACAGAATCAAACCATACTTCCTCTTGGCATATTCCTGCAAAGATCGAATTATTGTGCAATGAGATATGTATGATCTTTCGAGGAGTTAGTATTGCACTGAAACATCGAATAGAGGGAGAGAACATACCATTTGAATCAATTTGGCTATGGTTCCATTGTAGCTGAGTTAGATGGAAATTCTTGTTAGAAGCTTCAGATCTTCTGCAGGTAGTTGCAGCACCCTTCTCAAAATCAAGATGAACATACTCGCTAAGGGTATAATCTCCTACTGCAGAAGAATCACTAAACCGTTTGATAGGTGCATCAGGAATAGCAGTGGAAAGCTTTTCTCTGCGTTTGGTTGATTTGTAGTGGCGTTTCCTATGCAATCTTGTTCTTCTGTCGGCTGTCGAGACGCAACCACCCATTGTGATTACAACTTTATATAAACACCAAACTTGTAAATGTTTATTTCAAAGAGAAGGCACCAAGAATACAAGCCTGAGGAAAGAACAGGAATCTGCAATATTTTCAagcaaaaaaatttatcaaagtgGATGATTGAGTAGAATTCCAATTCTAGAGTAAGGACTATTAACACGAAACTTATAGCACTTAACCGTGAATATCAAGATAGAGAAAAGCTATAAAGAATAACAAGAGCACCCACAGATTAAAACAGTTGTAAAAGAAGAAAGTTCATTTTTGTTGCCTTCAGGTGATGAGAACTTCTGCAGAAAATGCCATGTCATTTTCTTGCAGGTTTCCTCGCCAATTTCAATAATTTTCCGGTGGTTTCAAGTTCTCACAAGCCTATTATCATACAACTAAACGTCTGTCCAGGATGATATCCCAATTGATGACATCATGAACAATTTAAGGCCCAAGAATGAGCAGGAAGGTAACAAAATCATGAATCAGGAAAGGAATCAATTTGGGTTTGATATAAAATATGTAATTCTGTGTCTGCAAGCATATGATAGAATCAAATGagtttttattaaagaaataaaGTGAATCATCAGAGTACAAAAGGAGAGAAAAGATTGCTATGAGACAACATCATATAAGATAGAAAAACAATAAGTAAATCCAGATAATTAGACAGCCAAGTTATGTACTAGACAAATGATGAAACATGAAAGGTATTAAGTCCTTATCAGAAAGTACACATTACtcctaattaaaatttgatgTCCTGAAacattaggttttttttttaaaaaaaaaatttaaaaaggacCCATTTTGAGCATCAGACAGAATCccatcaacaacaacaaaatcaTCAAATTGGGAAATATAATTTTCTACAacaggaaagaaaagaagaaacctGTGAAGATACAAACAAGTAACAACAGAACATTGATTCAAATGAACAGAGGCAATGCATGAATGAAAGGACAACATCACCAaatcaaaataaagaaaagaagacaaCAAAGGATTAAAAAGAGACAAAAacaagaagaataagaaaaagaagaagaaagaaccTGAGAAGAACGAAGAATTTGGGGGAAATCCCAGCAAAATAAATCAGCAAATTTGGATTTCCCCCATTTCCTTCAATCTATGAGACAACAACCACCAGCAGAAGCTGTAAATCCCACAAATAAtaagaagaaagagaaacagAGACAGAGATAGATGATGTCATGCAACACAATGCAATATAACAGC
The Manihot esculenta cultivar AM560-2 chromosome 1, M.esculenta_v8, whole genome shotgun sequence genome window above contains:
- the LOC110623232 gene encoding uncharacterized protein LOC110623232 isoform X1, with the protein product MGGCVSTADRRTRLHRKRHYKSTKRREKLSTAIPDAPIKRFSDSSAVGDYTLSEYVHLDFEKGAATTCRRSEASNKNFHLTQLQWNHSQIDSNGICQEEVWFDSVSIIDSDSDDDFSSVHGDGFGSVGNTIAYGTASRFLDTGSKYEGFYESYLKIDGGVPKDYDIATKTKKVVDDPYGSFQGLKELTCDSGEKVQDIRRKSTVIMVSLKRKSCDGQEKTQFSGAAGRLVYRPRAGFLIPSSKGEKPTPGCWSEVSPSVFKLRGENYFRDKQKSPAPDFSPYIPMGADLFACPRKISHIAQHLELPFVQPHENVPSLLIVNIQLPTYPVAMFQGECDGEGMSLVLYFRLSENFDKEISPHFQESIKKLVEDDMEKVRCFAKESTIPYRERLKILVGLVNPEDLQLSSTEKKLINAYNDKPVLSRPQHEFHRGPNYLEIDLDIHRFSYISRKGLEAFRDRMKDGIANVGLTIQAQKPEELPEQALCCVRLNKIDLVNRGQIPTIVTRDD
- the LOC110623232 gene encoding uncharacterized protein LOC110623232 isoform X2; translated protein: MGGCVSTADRRTRLHRKRHYKSTKRREKLSTAIPDAPIKRFSDSSAVGDYTLSEYVHLDFEKGAATTCRRSEASNKNFHLTQLQWNHSQIDSNGICQEEVWFDSVSIIDSDSDDDFSSVHGDGFGSVGNTIAYGTASRFLDTGSKYEGFYESYLKIDGGVPKDYDIATKTKKVVDDPYGSFQGLKELTCDSGEKVQDIRRKSTVIMVSLKRKSCDGQEKTQFSGRLVYRPRAGFLIPSSKGEKPTPGCWSEVSPSVFKLRGENYFRDKQKSPAPDFSPYIPMGADLFACPRKISHIAQHLELPFVQPHENVPSLLIVNIQLPTYPVAMFQGECDGEGMSLVLYFRLSENFDKEISPHFQESIKKLVEDDMEKVRCFAKESTIPYRERLKILVGLVNPEDLQLSSTEKKLINAYNDKPVLSRPQHEFHRGPNYLEIDLDIHRFSYISRKGLEAFRDRMKDGIANVGLTIQAQKPEELPEQALCCVRLNKIDLVNRGQIPTIVTRDD